GCGTCCTCCTGCAGCAGGAGGTGGACTTCCCGGACAACCAGGTTCTGGAAGGCCCGGTACCGGTCGATGTGGGACGGGGAGGACATTTCGTCCCGGCCTCTGAACAGCTGGGCCACAATGAATCCAACGGTGGACCGCTGGATCACAACCGGGTCCTGTTTTACAGAGGAAGACACCTGGACTGCTTAGCCTGTCTAAAACCAAACCAGTGGTTCAATACTACTTTGATTTTATTATCACGTGTTCTCGAGCTGCTATTATGCACATGTATGTGGTGCTAGACTTGCAGTCTTGGTTTGTTGTGTCATGATAAACCTACGGTTGTGGAGACGGAGTTAGACTCTCCGTTCTCTGAATGAGCTGCTGGAGGAAGGGGATCTCCAGTGACAGGGCCAGAGCTACTGTTCTCCATCACAAACGGATCACAACGGCTGTGGCTGTCGGGCTGCTCCTTCTGAGGGGCGTCCAGACTGGGGTCCAGAGCGACAGGGTCGTCAGCCAGAGTGTTGCTGGGGACGGCTGCGTCCGCTCCTCTGAGGTCCTGCTCTGCGGTGCTCATCGGTGGGAGAGCCCTGCCAAAGACTTTGCCGTGTTGGACCCACGTGCCAAACGTCCCGTAGAGTTGCTCCCTGAGCTGCTCAGGAAGTCTCTGGCTGAGcagctcttcctccatctcctgctcctcctgcatcACCCTGGGAACTGAGAGGAGAACAACAAGAGAGTCAAAGACTGCAACGTATGAATACAATCCAACACATTGTCAAGGGCTCCTCGAATGGTGCAGAAATGTCTTTCACTACGGTAAGTATTAAAGAGATGTATTCTACAATTGCTAAAGTTGCTAATTAAACTGGCATAACAAAAATTGCCTTTCAACTTCTTGAATTTCTTTGAATAAGGATTTATTAATAATTAGAACACTTTGTTTGAAGCTGTTACCTTGGGTGGGGATGGAGGATTTGGGATGGAGGATTCCTCAGGGCGGTCTGAATGGTACCGGGCCAGCAGGGCCTCGACAACCTCCCAAAGGATGGAGACGAGCACATTAGGGCCCTTCAACAGAGACAAGAGAGAAGACGCCCTCAGCCAGTGCTCCTCCACCATACATTCATCGGCAACCAATCCTACCTGGAGAGAGGTCCCCAAGGACTTGGTAAGGCCGCAATGAACCAGCATGGCAAGCCTCCTGATGTCCCAGCACGGACAAGGGAGGCTGGTGTCCACGGTGATGCCGGGCATATTCCTTAGTGTGGCCAGGATGAAACAACTCATctgggagagaaagggaaggagaagagatggaggggaCCGGAGGGTTTAAGAATGGAAATGAAAGATGGGACAGTGAGGcaactttgtttttatttatatagcactaacaaagaagagggagagaagaagaaaggcAGCAAACAAGTTTGGAGCAGGACGTATGGTTTTGTACGATACGTATCCATATCTACAATTATCAGCAGGGTCGGCTGAAGCACCTAATCTAACAGTAGCATGGGTAATATACTaacatactatatatattgtAGAAGTGgcagtagtcgtagtagtagaAAGTGGAAGTAGTAGTTTTAATAATAGCAGTTGAAGTAGTAACAGTTGAAGTAGCAGgagtagtagaagtagctgtAGTAGAAGCAGTAGCCCTAGCAGTAGTTGTAGCACTACTGCTACTAGACCTACCTTGAGAGTGGTGGTCAGGAGCGTCTGCTGGTTCAGTGGTCTGTAGCCCTCGCCGTTCAGGGGCAGGAGCCTCAGTACCAGCTTGACCATGAGGTCGTCCACCAGGTCGCTGCTGACGGTGAGCATGGAGCCGGGAGGCAGGCTCTTCAGCGTACACTCCATCCTCTGGACGGATGCAATATACAAAATATATGGGTAGCTTTTATTTCAAAAATCCTTACCCAACTCGGATGTATTTCATCTTT
The window above is part of the Gadus macrocephalus chromosome 10, ASM3116895v1 genome. Proteins encoded here:
- the LOC132465532 gene encoding uncharacterized protein LOC132465532 yields the protein MQEEQEMEEELLSQRLPEQLREQLYGTFGTWVQHGKVFGRALPPMSTAEQDLRGADAAVPSNTLADDPVALDPSLDAPQKEQPDSHSRCDPFVMENSSSGPVTGDPLPPAAHSENGESNSVSTTDPVVIQRSTVGFIVAQLFRGRDEMSSPSHIDRYRAFQNLVVREVHLLLQEDATMNQYNPGFERTLEHLKDPVQEEKLGLQLRWVLEDRLKEALPGVCLSRDGLMKDPPNTLLACSLIATEVLDHLKTSVSSPDYNNEAEECLHGEQLLAPAKDPQNALLASNEPDPQNPPDDFKGAEECLHGEDTTLVTSPKETVEVKKKKRRWSWLRRLFTCKRK